In Luteimonas sp. MC1750, the following proteins share a genomic window:
- the pssA gene encoding CDP-diacylglycerol--serine O-phosphatidyltransferase → MDELPPKPRRGRGIYLLPNLFTTGGLFAGFFAIIAASQGRIEAACIAIFVAAILDGLDGRVARLTNTQSEFGVQYDSLSDLVSFGMAPALVMYHWSLVSMKLDGATLGKIGWLAAFLYAACAALRLARFNSQVGKIDKRWFIGLASPAAAGIMASSVWTFHSLDLSGEALRYAALAITVVCGLLMVSQFRYTSFKGSGSGPGSDRVPFFALLLVVAALIALWIDPPKTLLAVLGVYALSGPALWLWRLRGRRGAGA, encoded by the coding sequence ATGGACGAGTTGCCCCCCAAGCCACGGCGCGGCCGCGGCATCTACCTGCTGCCCAACCTGTTCACCACGGGCGGGCTGTTCGCGGGCTTTTTCGCGATCATCGCCGCCTCGCAGGGCCGCATCGAGGCCGCCTGCATCGCGATCTTCGTCGCCGCCATCCTCGATGGCCTCGACGGCCGGGTGGCCCGCCTGACCAATACCCAGAGCGAGTTCGGCGTGCAGTACGACTCGCTGTCCGACCTGGTGAGCTTCGGCATGGCGCCGGCGCTGGTGATGTACCACTGGTCGCTGGTGTCGATGAAGCTCGACGGCGCCACCCTGGGCAAGATCGGCTGGCTGGCGGCGTTCCTGTATGCCGCCTGTGCTGCGCTGCGGCTGGCGCGTTTCAACAGCCAAGTGGGCAAGATCGACAAGCGCTGGTTCATCGGCCTGGCCAGCCCCGCGGCCGCGGGCATCATGGCCAGCTCGGTGTGGACCTTCCACAGCCTCGACCTCAGCGGCGAGGCGCTGCGCTACGCGGCACTGGCAATCACCGTGGTCTGCGGGCTGCTGATGGTCAGCCAGTTCCGCTACACCAGCTTCAAGGGCAGCGGCAGCGGGCCGGGCTCCGACCGGGTGCCGTTCTTCGCGCTGCTGCTGGTGGTGGCGGCGCTGATCGCGCTGTGGATCGATCCGCCCAAGACGCTGCTCGCGGTGCTGGGCGTCTATGCGCTGTCGGGTCCGGCGCTGTGGCTGTGGCGCCTGCGCGGTCGTCGCGGAGCCGGCGCCTGA
- the rimI gene encoding ribosomal protein S18-alanine N-acetyltransferase, translated as MRPMRIEDLDAVMVVERRAYPFPWSIGTFRDCLFAGYPAWVLLEGGAFIGHGVLSVAADEAHVLNVCVDPARQGRGHGRILLRALVDAARGRGASRVFLEVRPSNPAAIALYEDEGFNEIGRRPRYYPAANNGREDAIVMAMELFAE; from the coding sequence ATGCGGCCGATGCGCATCGAGGACCTCGATGCGGTGATGGTGGTCGAGCGCCGCGCCTATCCCTTTCCGTGGTCGATCGGGACCTTCCGCGACTGCCTGTTCGCCGGCTATCCGGCCTGGGTGCTGCTGGAAGGCGGCGCCTTCATCGGCCACGGCGTGCTGAGCGTGGCCGCGGACGAGGCGCACGTGCTCAACGTCTGCGTCGATCCGGCCCGGCAGGGCCGCGGCCATGGCCGCATCCTGCTGCGTGCGCTGGTCGACGCCGCGCGCGGCCGTGGTGCCAGCCGCGTCTTCCTCGAGGTCCGGCCGTCGAACCCCGCGGCCATCGCCCTGTACGAGGACGAGGGCTTCAACGAGATCGGCCGCCGCCCACGCTATTACCCCGCCGCCAACAACGGCCGCGAGGACGCGATCGTGATGGCGATGGAGCTGTTCGCGGAGTAG
- a CDS encoding valine--tRNA ligase: protein MTLATGYDPRSFESRLYAQWESSGAFAPAGDGPAYSILLPPPNVTGTLHMGHAFQHTLQDALVRYHRMRGFRTLWQVGSDHAGIATEMVVARNLEREGRGETRDSLGREGFIDKVWEWKGQSGDTIERQMRRMGASGDWSRSVFTMDPGASTAVVEAFVRMHAEGLIYRGQRLVNWDPVLQTAISDLEVVSEEEDGHLWSIRYPLADGARYEHVEHDADGNETLRETRDYLVVATTRPETMLGDTAVMVHPEDPRYAALHGAFVELPLTGRRIPVISDEYVERDFGTGVVKVTPAHDFNDYAVGQRHGLPMINVLTSDARIVSGDEAIPTHYRGLDRYAARTAVLDDLEAAGLLVEAKPHTLQVPRGDRTGQVIEPWLTDQWFVRMDGLGARGLELAGGADATDGQVRFVPGNWINTYRHWLGNIQDWCISRQLWWGHRIPAWYGSGGEIFVGHDAAEARAKADAAGYAGPLSQDDDVLETWFSSALWPFSTMGWPDADAMAKRGYDRFLPSDVLVTGFDIIFFWVARMIMMTDHLTGQLPFRDVYVTGLVRDKDGQKMSKSKGNILDPLDIIDGIPIDDLVAKRTAGLMQPKMADRIAKATRKEFPDGIPAFGADALRFTMAALAGPGRDIKFDLARAEGYKNFCNKLWNATRFVLMNTEGAGAMDAAPAAVTAPEQWILARLAAVTAEAEVHFAGYRFDLLSQALYEFAWNAFCDWFVELAKPALNGSDAQAAASTRHTLLFVLERLLCLLHPLVPFVTEELWQQVAPRLGIEGESIMARAYPRAADFAGQDFSSAAGDVEWLKAMVSAVRRIRSELGVSPARPIRLLVAGGGAADAERIARFGAQLGFLTRVEGIEAITGDPPPAAAALVGELKLFVPLEGLVDLDAERTRLDKELKRVAGELAKAKGKLASETFVANAPAAVVEQERTRLADWTAQHEALAAQRARL from the coding sequence ATGACCCTCGCCACCGGCTACGACCCCAGGTCCTTCGAATCCCGCCTCTATGCGCAATGGGAGTCCAGCGGCGCGTTCGCGCCCGCCGGCGACGGTCCCGCGTATTCGATCCTGCTGCCGCCGCCCAACGTCACCGGCACCCTGCACATGGGCCACGCATTCCAGCACACGCTGCAGGACGCGCTGGTGCGCTACCACCGCATGCGCGGCTTCCGCACCCTGTGGCAGGTGGGCAGCGACCACGCGGGCATCGCCACCGAGATGGTGGTCGCGCGCAACCTCGAGCGCGAGGGCCGCGGCGAGACCCGCGATTCGCTGGGCCGCGAAGGCTTCATCGACAAGGTCTGGGAGTGGAAGGGGCAGTCGGGCGACACCATCGAGCGCCAGATGCGGCGCATGGGTGCCTCGGGCGACTGGTCGCGCAGCGTCTTCACCATGGATCCCGGCGCCTCGACCGCGGTGGTCGAGGCCTTCGTGCGCATGCACGCCGAGGGACTCATCTACCGCGGCCAGCGCCTGGTCAACTGGGACCCGGTGCTGCAGACCGCGATCTCCGACCTGGAGGTCGTCAGCGAGGAAGAAGACGGCCATCTGTGGTCGATCCGCTATCCGCTGGCCGACGGTGCCCGCTACGAACACGTCGAGCACGACGCCGACGGCAACGAGACGCTGCGCGAGACCCGCGACTACCTGGTCGTGGCCACCACGCGCCCGGAAACCATGCTCGGCGACACCGCGGTGATGGTGCATCCGGAGGACCCGCGCTACGCCGCGCTGCACGGCGCCTTCGTCGAACTGCCGCTGACCGGCCGCCGCATCCCGGTGATCAGCGACGAGTACGTCGAGCGCGACTTCGGCACCGGCGTGGTCAAGGTGACGCCCGCGCACGACTTCAACGACTATGCGGTCGGGCAGCGCCACGGCCTGCCGATGATCAACGTGCTGACCTCCGACGCGAGGATCGTCTCCGGTGACGAGGCGATCCCGACGCACTACCGCGGGCTGGACCGCTACGCGGCGCGCACGGCGGTACTCGACGACCTCGAGGCCGCCGGCCTGCTGGTGGAAGCGAAGCCGCACACGCTGCAGGTGCCGCGCGGCGACCGCACCGGCCAGGTCATCGAGCCGTGGCTGACCGACCAGTGGTTCGTGCGCATGGATGGACTCGGCGCGCGCGGGCTGGAACTCGCCGGCGGCGCCGACGCGACCGACGGCCAGGTGCGCTTCGTCCCCGGCAACTGGATCAACACCTACCGCCACTGGCTGGGCAACATCCAGGACTGGTGCATCAGCCGCCAGCTCTGGTGGGGCCACCGCATTCCGGCGTGGTACGGCAGCGGCGGCGAGATCTTCGTCGGCCACGACGCGGCCGAAGCCCGCGCGAAGGCCGACGCGGCGGGCTACGCCGGTCCGCTGTCGCAGGACGACGACGTGCTGGAGACCTGGTTTTCCTCCGCGCTGTGGCCCTTCAGCACCATGGGCTGGCCCGACGCCGACGCCATGGCCAAGCGCGGCTATGACCGCTTCCTGCCTTCCGACGTGCTGGTCACCGGCTTCGACATCATCTTCTTCTGGGTCGCCCGGATGATCATGATGACCGACCACCTGACCGGACAGCTGCCCTTCCGCGACGTCTACGTGACCGGCCTGGTGCGCGACAAGGACGGCCAGAAGATGTCCAAGTCGAAGGGCAACATCCTCGACCCGCTGGACATCATCGACGGCATCCCGATCGACGACCTGGTCGCCAAGCGCACCGCCGGGCTGATGCAGCCGAAGATGGCCGACAGGATCGCGAAGGCCACCCGCAAGGAATTCCCGGACGGCATTCCCGCCTTCGGCGCCGATGCGCTGCGCTTCACCATGGCCGCGCTCGCCGGCCCCGGACGCGACATCAAGTTCGACCTGGCGCGTGCCGAGGGCTACAAGAACTTCTGCAACAAGCTGTGGAACGCCACGCGCTTCGTGCTGATGAACACCGAGGGCGCCGGGGCGATGGACGCCGCGCCGGCGGCGGTCACCGCGCCCGAGCAGTGGATCCTCGCCCGCCTGGCCGCGGTCACCGCCGAGGCCGAAGTGCACTTCGCCGGCTACCGCTTCGACCTGCTGTCGCAGGCGCTGTACGAGTTCGCGTGGAACGCGTTCTGCGACTGGTTCGTCGAGCTCGCCAAGCCCGCGCTCAACGGCAGCGACGCGCAGGCCGCCGCCAGCACCCGGCACACCCTGCTGTTCGTGCTCGAGCGCCTGCTCTGCCTGCTGCATCCGCTGGTGCCGTTCGTCACCGAAGAGCTGTGGCAGCAGGTCGCGCCGCGGCTCGGCATCGAGGGCGAGAGCATCATGGCGCGCGCCTATCCCCGCGCGGCGGACTTCGCCGGCCAGGACTTCTCGTCCGCGGCGGGCGACGTGGAATGGCTCAAGGCCATGGTGTCCGCCGTGCGCCGCATCCGCAGCGAACTCGGCGTGTCGCCGGCCAGGCCGATCCGCCTGCTGGTGGCGGGCGGTGGCGCGGCCGACGCCGAGCGGATCGCGCGCTTCGGCGCGCAGCTGGGCTTCCTGACCAGGGTCGAAGGCATCGAGGCCATCACCGGCGACCCGCCGCCGGCCGCCGCGGCCCTGGTCGGCGAGCTGAAGCTCTTCGTGCCGCTGGAAGGCCTGGTCGACCTCGACGCTGAGCGCACGCGCCTGGACAAGGAGCTCAAGCGCGTGGCCGGCGAACTGGCGAAGGCCAAGGGCAAGCTCGCCAGCGAGACCTTCGTCGCCAACGCACCCGCCGCCGTGGTCGAACAGGAGCGCACGCGCCTGGCCGACTGGACCGCGCAGCACGAGGCCCTCGCCGCGCAGCGCGCCCGCCTCTGA
- a CDS encoding DNA polymerase III subunit chi has product MRADFYLIAKPRFRDEPLLLVCELAKKACAANQPMLVLARDMEQAERLDDLMWSFEPDAFIPHEIAGTGFDDDEGGDEAETDVLIVPPEIDVPLRPLVLNLRDAAVEGEVARVLEVVPADPSARDPLRARWTQYKARGFALNKYDM; this is encoded by the coding sequence ATGCGCGCCGATTTCTACCTGATTGCCAAGCCCCGCTTCCGCGACGAGCCGCTGCTGCTGGTCTGCGAACTGGCCAAGAAGGCCTGCGCGGCCAACCAGCCGATGCTGGTGCTGGCCCGCGACATGGAGCAGGCCGAGCGCCTCGACGACCTGATGTGGTCGTTCGAGCCCGACGCCTTCATCCCCCACGAGATCGCCGGCACCGGCTTCGATGACGACGAGGGCGGCGACGAGGCCGAGACCGACGTGCTCATCGTGCCGCCGGAGATCGACGTGCCGCTGCGCCCGCTGGTGCTGAACCTGCGCGACGCCGCGGTCGAAGGCGAGGTCGCGCGCGTGCTGGAAGTGGTGCCGGCGGATCCCTCCGCGCGCGATCCGCTGCGCGCCCGCTGGACCCAGTACAAGGCGCGCGGCTTCGCGCTCAACAAGTACGACATGTAA
- a CDS encoding leucyl aminopeptidase, with amino-acid sequence MTLEFALNNAAPATAAVDCVVVGAYADKTLTPAARALDEASGGRLTALAARGDVDGATGKVAMLHDVAGVSAPRVLVVGLGEPGKFAVPQYLKAIADAVRAVKTGPVRSALLTLSEVEVPGRDAAWTIRQAAIAAGHAAYRYTATLGEKNRKRGEKGLERLEIAGNDAAALAQGQAIAAGVAFTRELGHLPPNICNPAYLAQQAQEFAAKFDKASCEVLEREDMEKLGMGSLLAVGRGSANAPKLIVLKWSNGGDAKPYVLVGKGITFDTGGVNLKTQGGIEEMKYDMLGAGSVLGTFVAAAGMDLPVNLVVVVPAVENAIDGNSYRPSDILTSMSGKTIEVGNTDAEGRLILCDALTYAQRFEPQALVDVATLTGACMVALGSFATGLMTKHDDLGQELLAAGEEVFDRAWRLPLWDEYQTMLDSSFADVYNIGGRWAGAVTAGCFLARFTEGQRWAHLDIAGSASHSGKNGLATGRPVGLLSQWLMDQVAQ; translated from the coding sequence ATGACCCTCGAATTCGCCCTGAACAACGCCGCCCCCGCCACCGCCGCCGTCGATTGCGTGGTGGTCGGTGCCTACGCCGACAAGACCCTGACGCCCGCCGCCCGCGCCCTCGACGAGGCCAGCGGTGGACGCCTGACGGCGCTTGCCGCGCGCGGCGACGTCGACGGTGCCACCGGCAAGGTCGCGATGCTGCACGACGTCGCCGGCGTCTCGGCGCCGCGCGTGCTGGTGGTCGGCCTGGGCGAGCCGGGCAAGTTCGCGGTTCCGCAGTACCTGAAGGCCATTGCCGACGCGGTGCGCGCGGTGAAGACCGGCCCGGTGCGCTCGGCCCTGCTGACCCTGTCCGAGGTCGAGGTCCCCGGCCGCGACGCCGCCTGGACGATCCGCCAGGCCGCCATCGCCGCCGGCCACGCCGCCTACCGCTACACCGCGACGCTGGGCGAGAAGAACCGCAAGCGCGGCGAGAAGGGCCTCGAGCGCCTCGAGATCGCCGGCAACGACGCCGCCGCCCTGGCGCAGGGCCAGGCCATCGCCGCCGGCGTCGCCTTCACCCGCGAGCTGGGCCACCTGCCGCCGAACATCTGCAACCCGGCCTACCTCGCACAGCAGGCGCAGGAATTCGCCGCCAAGTTCGACAAGGCCTCCTGCGAGGTCCTCGAGCGCGAGGACATGGAGAAGCTCGGCATGGGCTCGCTGCTGGCGGTCGGCCGCGGCTCGGCCAACGCGCCGAAGCTCATCGTCCTGAAGTGGAGCAACGGCGGTGATGCGAAGCCCTATGTGCTGGTCGGCAAGGGCATCACCTTCGACACCGGCGGCGTCAACCTGAAGACCCAGGGCGGCATCGAGGAGATGAAGTACGACATGCTCGGCGCCGGCTCGGTGCTGGGTACCTTCGTCGCCGCCGCGGGCATGGACCTGCCGGTGAACCTGGTGGTCGTGGTGCCGGCGGTCGAGAACGCCATCGACGGCAATTCGTACCGCCCCTCCGACATCCTCACCAGCATGTCCGGCAAGACCATCGAAGTCGGCAACACCGACGCCGAGGGCCGCCTGATCCTGTGCGACGCGCTGACCTATGCGCAGCGCTTCGAGCCGCAGGCGCTGGTCGACGTGGCCACGCTCACCGGCGCCTGCATGGTCGCCCTGGGCAGCTTCGCCACCGGGCTCATGACCAAGCACGACGACCTCGGCCAGGAACTGCTGGCCGCCGGCGAAGAGGTGTTCGACCGCGCCTGGCGCCTGCCGCTGTGGGACGAGTACCAGACCATGCTCGATTCCAGCTTCGCCGACGTCTACAACATCGGCGGCCGCTGGGCCGGCGCGGTGACCGCGGGCTGCTTCCTGGCGCGCTTCACCGAAGGCCAGCGCTGGGCGCACCTCGACATCGCCGGCAGCGCCAGCCACAGCGGCAAGAACGGGCTGGCCACCGGCCGTCCGGTCGGCCTGCTGTCGCAGTGGCTGATGGACCAGGTCGCCCAGTAA
- the lptF gene encoding LPS export ABC transporter permease LptF produces the protein MPKLDRYLFREFAQSTFAALVVLMIVSLGGVFADVLGDIARGRVPAGLMLSQLGLMVLNYLPLILPLGLMLGLLLAVGRLYRDSEMPVLVATGVGPARLLRPLMMLVVPVVAFIAACSLWLGPWANDYSQRMVAEGNRNLLLAGLEAGRFVELPGGSGVVYVGAMSGEGSALGRVFVYRQDEERMDVTTARTGFLSVDGAERYLDLGEGFRVEGPLAEGLDYRMMRYQRNELRLPDAETRAAGDNPEYASTLALLSDPRAEARAQLHARIAPPLLALAFALLAVPLARSPPRQARYGRIALGFLAYVVAMNFMSLGTRWLEDGKLPLPLGLWWLVLPLLAFSAWMYFRDGQVGAPRLRRGAEKAR, from the coding sequence ATGCCGAAGCTCGACCGCTACCTGTTCCGCGAATTCGCCCAGTCCACCTTCGCGGCCCTCGTGGTGCTGATGATCGTGAGCCTTGGCGGCGTGTTCGCCGACGTTCTCGGCGATATCGCCCGCGGACGGGTCCCGGCGGGCCTGATGCTCTCGCAGCTCGGCCTGATGGTGCTGAACTACCTGCCGCTGATCCTGCCGCTGGGCCTGATGCTCGGGCTGCTGCTGGCGGTGGGCCGGCTGTACCGCGATTCCGAGATGCCGGTGCTGGTCGCCACCGGGGTGGGCCCCGCGCGGCTGCTGCGGCCGCTGATGATGCTGGTGGTGCCGGTGGTGGCCTTCATCGCCGCCTGCTCGCTGTGGCTGGGCCCCTGGGCCAACGACTACTCCCAGCGGATGGTGGCCGAGGGCAACCGCAACCTGCTGCTCGCCGGCCTCGAGGCCGGGCGCTTCGTCGAGCTGCCCGGCGGCAGCGGCGTGGTCTACGTTGGCGCGATGTCGGGCGAGGGCTCGGCCCTGGGCCGGGTGTTCGTCTACCGCCAGGACGAGGAGCGCATGGACGTGACCACCGCCCGCACCGGATTCCTCAGCGTGGACGGCGCGGAGCGCTACCTCGACCTGGGCGAGGGCTTCCGCGTCGAGGGTCCGCTGGCCGAAGGCCTCGACTACCGGATGATGCGCTACCAGCGCAATGAACTCCGCCTGCCGGACGCCGAGACCCGCGCCGCGGGGGACAATCCGGAGTACGCGTCCACCCTGGCCCTGCTTTCGGATCCGCGCGCCGAAGCCCGCGCCCAGCTGCACGCGCGCATCGCGCCGCCGCTGCTGGCGCTGGCCTTCGCGCTCCTCGCGGTGCCGCTGGCGCGCAGCCCGCCGCGCCAGGCGCGCTACGGGCGCATCGCGCTGGGCTTCCTGGCCTACGTGGTGGCGATGAACTTCATGTCGCTGGGCACGCGCTGGCTGGAGGACGGCAAGCTGCCGCTGCCGCTGGGCCTGTGGTGGCTGGTGCTGCCCCTGCTGGCGTTCTCCGCCTGGATGTACTTCCGCGACGGCCAGGTGGGCGCGCCGCGCCTGCGCCGTGGCGCGGAGAAGGCACGATGA
- the lptG gene encoding LPS export ABC transporter permease LptG, which yields MMPFPRIHDLHVARVVVSTVLLVWTVLVGLDAVLAAADEVKNMGQGNYGFVSGLTYVAYTLPRRAYTMFPTAAVIGSLMGLGQLAATSELTALRALGVSRRRLSISVAVPLALLTALMMLSGETLGPGAQRAADAMRAAARSNDVIVAQYSGLWAREGNTFLNARDGRERSEAGEAWLELNDVRMFEFDADGRLESIAQVGLAEHRSSGWLLRDVRRVSFEERAVTEVRVDEERWESRLDAQALAASAGGAFRPRYMSASDLAQGIDYRKRNALDASEYEEHYWARWFYPVNVLALCLAAIPFAFGSLRSGGLGRRLFIGVVFALGFWMLQNQVAKLAAVYGFDYRLAYAMPPLLMITVSWLLFRRRSG from the coding sequence ATGATGCCGTTCCCGAGGATCCACGACCTGCACGTCGCGCGGGTGGTGGTGTCCACCGTGCTGCTGGTCTGGACCGTGCTGGTCGGCCTGGACGCCGTGCTGGCGGCGGCCGACGAGGTCAAGAACATGGGCCAGGGCAACTACGGCTTCGTCAGCGGCCTGACCTATGTCGCCTACACGCTCCCGCGGCGCGCCTACACCATGTTCCCCACCGCGGCGGTGATCGGTTCGCTGATGGGCCTGGGGCAGCTGGCCGCGACCTCCGAGCTGACCGCGCTGCGCGCGCTCGGCGTCTCGCGGCGCCGGCTGAGCATCTCGGTCGCGGTGCCGCTGGCGCTGCTGACCGCGCTGATGATGCTCAGCGGCGAGACCCTGGGCCCCGGGGCGCAGCGCGCGGCCGACGCGATGCGCGCAGCCGCGCGTTCGAACGACGTCATCGTGGCCCAGTACTCGGGGCTGTGGGCGCGCGAGGGCAACACCTTCCTCAACGCCCGCGACGGCCGCGAGCGCAGCGAGGCGGGCGAGGCCTGGCTGGAGCTCAACGACGTGCGCATGTTCGAGTTCGATGCCGACGGGCGCCTCGAGTCGATCGCCCAGGTCGGCCTGGCCGAGCACCGCAGCAGCGGCTGGTTGCTGCGCGACGTGCGCCGCGTGAGCTTCGAGGAGCGCGCCGTGACCGAAGTGCGGGTGGACGAGGAGCGCTGGGAGTCCCGGCTCGACGCGCAGGCGCTGGCCGCCAGCGCCGGGGGCGCCTTCCGCCCGCGCTACATGTCGGCGAGCGACCTGGCCCAGGGCATCGACTACCGCAAGCGCAACGCGCTCGACGCCAGCGAGTACGAGGAGCACTACTGGGCGCGCTGGTTCTACCCGGTCAACGTGCTGGCGCTGTGCCTGGCGGCGATCCCGTTCGCATTCGGTTCACTGCGCAGCGGCGGCCTGGGCCGGCGGCTCTTCATCGGCGTCGTGTTCGCGCTCGGCTTCTGGATGCTGCAGAACCAGGTCGCCAAGCTCGCCGCGGTCTACGGCTTCGACTACCGCCTCGCCTACGCGATGCCGCCGCTGCTGATGATCACCGTCTCCTGGCTGCTGTTCCGCCGCCGCAGCGGCTGA
- a CDS encoding phosphoglycerate kinase, which produces MTILRMTDLDLAGKRVLVRQDLNVPVAEGRVTSDQRIQASLPTLTALLDAGAAVMVMSHLGRPKEGAWSEADSLAPVAARLSELLGREVPLVRDYLDGVDVAPGQLVLLENCRMNVGEKADDDALSKRYAALCDVFVMDAFGTAHRAQASTHGVIRQAAQAAGGPLLMAELDALGKALEEPARPMLAIVAGSKVSTKLELLSSLVGKVDQLIVGGGIANTFIAAAGHGVGKSLYEADLVDTAKQIIADARARGADIPVPTDVVVATAFAADAEATVKPVDAIGQDDLVLDIGPETAQRYAAMIASAGTVVWNGPVGVFEFDAFGKGTETLARAIAASKAFSIAGGGDTLAAVDKYGIADGVSYISTGGGAFLEFLEGKELPAVAALEQRAG; this is translated from the coding sequence ATGACCATCCTCCGCATGACCGACCTCGACCTCGCCGGCAAGCGCGTCCTGGTCCGCCAGGACCTCAACGTGCCCGTGGCCGAGGGCCGCGTCACGTCCGACCAGCGCATCCAGGCCTCGCTGCCGACGCTGACGGCGCTGCTGGACGCTGGCGCCGCGGTGATGGTCATGTCGCACCTGGGACGTCCGAAAGAGGGCGCCTGGAGCGAAGCCGACTCGCTGGCGCCGGTAGCGGCGCGGCTGTCGGAGCTGCTCGGCCGCGAGGTCCCGCTGGTGCGTGACTACCTCGACGGCGTCGACGTGGCCCCGGGCCAGCTGGTGCTGCTGGAGAACTGCCGCATGAACGTCGGAGAGAAGGCCGACGACGACGCGCTGTCCAAGCGCTATGCGGCGCTGTGCGATGTCTTCGTCATGGACGCCTTCGGCACCGCGCACCGTGCCCAGGCGTCGACCCACGGCGTGATCCGGCAGGCGGCCCAGGCGGCGGGTGGCCCCCTGCTGATGGCCGAGCTCGACGCGCTGGGCAAGGCGCTCGAGGAGCCCGCGCGCCCGATGCTGGCGATCGTGGCCGGCTCCAAGGTTTCGACCAAGCTGGAGCTGCTGTCGTCGCTGGTCGGCAAGGTCGACCAGCTCATCGTCGGCGGCGGCATCGCCAACACCTTCATCGCCGCCGCCGGACACGGCGTCGGCAAGTCGCTGTACGAGGCCGACCTCGTCGATACCGCGAAGCAGATCATCGCCGACGCCCGCGCCCGCGGTGCCGACATCCCGGTGCCCACCGACGTGGTGGTCGCGACCGCCTTCGCCGCCGACGCCGAGGCGACGGTCAAGCCGGTCGATGCCATCGGCCAGGATGATCTCGTGCTCGACATCGGCCCCGAGACCGCGCAGCGCTACGCCGCGATGATCGCCAGCGCCGGCACCGTGGTCTGGAACGGGCCGGTGGGCGTGTTCGAGTTCGACGCCTTCGGCAAGGGCACCGAAACCCTGGCGCGCGCGATCGCGGCGTCGAAGGCGTTCTCGATCGCCGGCGGTGGCGACACCCTGGCGGCGGTCGACAAGTACGGCATCGCCGACGGCGTGTCCTACATCTCCACCGGCGGCGGCGCCTTCCTCGAATTCCTCGAAGGCAAGGAGCTGCCCGCGGTCGCGGCGCTGGAACAGCGCGCCGGCTGA